The Mytilus galloprovincialis chromosome 2, xbMytGall1.hap1.1, whole genome shotgun sequence genome has a window encoding:
- the LOC143063251 gene encoding MFS-type efflux pump MSMEG_3705-like isoform X4, whose protein sequence is MASIKEAVRHRGYDSIRNEDTTEKTDQRTMEKQETVELGFFQTFNKTNVWALFLFLLTYLLNQLDRFLFGITAKSMAQEVHFGDQACMINSTYFTDSDLIGSNNTDIKCEAGAENLCLDIRNGNGSYVCKWDYNGQGLEYQLVAGPVFIVIYTFSGIFISFAADKYNRKVMLASCLVIWSTMTLLTGFVNSYWQIVILRFGLGIGEAGCTPFAASMIADYFPKQSRGLALGVYNWGIYIGYSMSYAFGNFISKANINNQGWRWSYFLAAIPGIAIAALLFLTVKDPPRQQSEPDKDADKEQNTMSVKYKAKRVFSRFFNPSVMLLLLASSIRNAAGYVISYNTQQYFTDLHQTKEQIGDYMSWIPIVGGILSVTVGGLLSDVIVKRLGLYSRVIVIIISLTLAAPFAAGTLFFLPPYAYLCQIPTYLFGEMWIGITIAVLVELVPSDIRTTGIAVYLFIITNIGGNIQLLVPVIKNYIKEMHKHDIPKYPDVNALRTALYILYPGPYLYG, encoded by the exons ATACTACAGAAAAAACAGATCAAAGAACAATGGAAAAACAGGAGACTGTTG AGTTGGGCTTTTTTCAAACCTTTAACAAGACAAATGTTTGGGCTTTGTTTTTGTTCCTGTTGACATATCTGTTGAATCAGTTGGACCGGTTCCTGTTTGGTATCACGGCTAAGTCTATGGCCCAGGAGGTTCACTTTGGGGACCAGGCTTGTATGATTAACAGTACTTATTTCACAGACAGTGATCTGATAGGCTCCAACAACACTGATATTAAATGTGAGGCTGGAGCTGAAAACTT ATGCTTAGATATAAGAAATGGCAATGGTAGCTATGTGTGTAAATGGGACTACAATGGTCAGGGATTAGAGTACCAGTTAGTAGCTGGACctgtttttatagttatttacACATTTTCTGGGATCTTCATTAGTTTTGCTgcagacaaatataatcgtaaggTCATGTTGGCCTCTTGTTTGGTCATCTGGTCAACCATGACCTTATTGACAggatttgtaaacagttattggCAGATAGTCATCCTGAGATTTGGACTGGGTATAGG TGAGGCTGGATGTACCCCCTTTGCAGCTTCTATGATAGCAGATTACTTCCCTAAGCAGAGTCGTGGATTAGCATTAGGTGTATATAATTGGGGTATCTACATTGGCTACAGTATGTCATATGCCTTTGGGAATTTTATCAGCAAGGCTAATATAAACAATCAA gGATGGAGATGGAGTTATTTTTTAGCAGCAATTCCAGGTATAGCTATAGCAGCCTTGTTGTTCTTAACAGTTAAAGACCCACCTAGACAACAAAGTGAACCAGATAAGGATGCAGATAAAGAACAGAACACAATGAGTGTCAAATATAAAGCTAAAAGAGTATTTAGCAGATTTTTTAACCCATCTGTGATGTTGTTATTGCTAGCCTCATCAATTAGGAATGCAG CGGGCTATGTAATATCCTACAACACACAACAGTACTTTACAGACTTACATCAGACTAAAGAACAAATAGGTGACTATATGTCATGGATACCTATTGTAGGAGGTATATTAAGTGTCACTGTTGGCGGACTCCTGTCCGATGTTATTGTCAAAAGATTAGGACTATATTCTCGAGTTATTGTTATTATAATTAGTTTG ACATTAGCTGCACCATTTGCTGCAGGAACATTATTTTTTCTGCCACCTTATGCTTACCTATGCCAGATACCAACATATCTATTTG GTGAGATGTGGATTGGCATCACCATAGCAGTGTTGGTGGAACTGGTACCCTCTGATATAAGAACCACAGGAATagcagtttatttatttataattacaaacattGGTGGAAATATACAGCTACTTGTACCAGTCATTAagaattatataaaagaaatgcATAAACATGACATTCCTAAATATCCAGATGTAAATGCACTTAGAA CTGCTCTATACATACTGTACCCAGGGCCATATCTGTATGGATGA
- the LOC143063251 gene encoding MFS-type efflux pump MSMEG_3705-like isoform X1, with amino-acid sequence MASIKEAVRHRGYDSIRNEDTTEKTDQRTMEKQETVELGFFQTFNKTNVWALFLFLLTYLLNQLDRFLFGITAKSMAQEVHFGDQACMINSTYFTDSDLIGSNNTDIKCEAGAENLCLDIRNGNGSYVCKWDYNGQGLEYQLVAGPVFIVIYTFSGIFISFAADKYNRKVMLASCLVIWSTMTLLTGFVNSYWQIVILRFGLGIGEAGCTPFAASMIADYFPKQSRGLALGVYNWGIYIGYSMSYAFGNFISKANINNQGWRWSYFLAAIPGIAIAALLFLTVKDPPRQQSEPDKDADKEQNTMSVKYKAKRVFSRFFNPSVMLLLLASSIRNAAGYVISYNTQQYFTDLHQTKEQIGDYMSWIPIVGGILSVTVGGLLSDVIVKRLGLYSRVIVIIISLTLAAPFAAGTLFFLPPYAYLCQIPTYLFGEMWIGITIAVLVELVPSDIRTTGIAVYLFIITNIGGNIQLLVPVIKNYIKEMHKHDIPKYPDVNALRTALYILYPGPYLYAAFIFVFVMFLMRRDQRKAEQSAYTILPDTTA; translated from the exons ATACTACAGAAAAAACAGATCAAAGAACAATGGAAAAACAGGAGACTGTTG AGTTGGGCTTTTTTCAAACCTTTAACAAGACAAATGTTTGGGCTTTGTTTTTGTTCCTGTTGACATATCTGTTGAATCAGTTGGACCGGTTCCTGTTTGGTATCACGGCTAAGTCTATGGCCCAGGAGGTTCACTTTGGGGACCAGGCTTGTATGATTAACAGTACTTATTTCACAGACAGTGATCTGATAGGCTCCAACAACACTGATATTAAATGTGAGGCTGGAGCTGAAAACTT ATGCTTAGATATAAGAAATGGCAATGGTAGCTATGTGTGTAAATGGGACTACAATGGTCAGGGATTAGAGTACCAGTTAGTAGCTGGACctgtttttatagttatttacACATTTTCTGGGATCTTCATTAGTTTTGCTgcagacaaatataatcgtaaggTCATGTTGGCCTCTTGTTTGGTCATCTGGTCAACCATGACCTTATTGACAggatttgtaaacagttattggCAGATAGTCATCCTGAGATTTGGACTGGGTATAGG TGAGGCTGGATGTACCCCCTTTGCAGCTTCTATGATAGCAGATTACTTCCCTAAGCAGAGTCGTGGATTAGCATTAGGTGTATATAATTGGGGTATCTACATTGGCTACAGTATGTCATATGCCTTTGGGAATTTTATCAGCAAGGCTAATATAAACAATCAA gGATGGAGATGGAGTTATTTTTTAGCAGCAATTCCAGGTATAGCTATAGCAGCCTTGTTGTTCTTAACAGTTAAAGACCCACCTAGACAACAAAGTGAACCAGATAAGGATGCAGATAAAGAACAGAACACAATGAGTGTCAAATATAAAGCTAAAAGAGTATTTAGCAGATTTTTTAACCCATCTGTGATGTTGTTATTGCTAGCCTCATCAATTAGGAATGCAG CGGGCTATGTAATATCCTACAACACACAACAGTACTTTACAGACTTACATCAGACTAAAGAACAAATAGGTGACTATATGTCATGGATACCTATTGTAGGAGGTATATTAAGTGTCACTGTTGGCGGACTCCTGTCCGATGTTATTGTCAAAAGATTAGGACTATATTCTCGAGTTATTGTTATTATAATTAGTTTG ACATTAGCTGCACCATTTGCTGCAGGAACATTATTTTTTCTGCCACCTTATGCTTACCTATGCCAGATACCAACATATCTATTTG GTGAGATGTGGATTGGCATCACCATAGCAGTGTTGGTGGAACTGGTACCCTCTGATATAAGAACCACAGGAATagcagtttatttatttataattacaaacattGGTGGAAATATACAGCTACTTGTACCAGTCATTAagaattatataaaagaaatgcATAAACATGACATTCCTAAATATCCAGATGTAAATGCACTTAGAA cTGCTCTATACATACTGTACCCAGGGCCATATCTGTATGCagcatttatatttgtatttgtgaTGTTCTTGATGAGAAGAGACCAAAGAAAAGCTGAACAAA gtGCTTACACAATTCTCCCTGACACAACTGCATAG
- the LOC143063251 gene encoding MFS-type efflux pump MSMEG_3705-like isoform X6, which yields MASIKEAVRHRGYDSIRNEDTTEKTDQRTMEKQETVELGFFQTFNKTNVWALFLFLLTYLLNQLDRFLFGITAKSMAQEVHFGDQACMINSTYFTDSDLIGSNNTDIKCEAGAENLCLDIRNGNGSYVCKWDYNGQGLEYQLVAGPVFIVIYTFSGIFISFAADKYNRKVMLASCLVIWSTMTLLTGFVNSYWQIVILRFGLGIGEAGCTPFAASMIADYFPKQSRGLALGVYNWGIYIGYSMSYAFGNFISKANINNQGWRWSYFLAAIPGIAIAALLFLTVKDPPRQQSEPDKDADKEQNTMSVKYKAKRVFSRFFNPSVMLLLLASSIRNAAGYVISYNTQQYFTDLHQTKEQIGDYMSWIPIVGGILSVTVGGLLSDVIVKRLGLYSRVIVIIISLTLAAPFAAGTLFFLPPYAYLCQIPTYLFGEMWIGITIAVLVELVPSDIRTTGIAVYLFIITNIGGNIQLLVPVIKNYIKEMHKHDIPKYPDVNALRSAYTILPDTTA from the exons ATACTACAGAAAAAACAGATCAAAGAACAATGGAAAAACAGGAGACTGTTG AGTTGGGCTTTTTTCAAACCTTTAACAAGACAAATGTTTGGGCTTTGTTTTTGTTCCTGTTGACATATCTGTTGAATCAGTTGGACCGGTTCCTGTTTGGTATCACGGCTAAGTCTATGGCCCAGGAGGTTCACTTTGGGGACCAGGCTTGTATGATTAACAGTACTTATTTCACAGACAGTGATCTGATAGGCTCCAACAACACTGATATTAAATGTGAGGCTGGAGCTGAAAACTT ATGCTTAGATATAAGAAATGGCAATGGTAGCTATGTGTGTAAATGGGACTACAATGGTCAGGGATTAGAGTACCAGTTAGTAGCTGGACctgtttttatagttatttacACATTTTCTGGGATCTTCATTAGTTTTGCTgcagacaaatataatcgtaaggTCATGTTGGCCTCTTGTTTGGTCATCTGGTCAACCATGACCTTATTGACAggatttgtaaacagttattggCAGATAGTCATCCTGAGATTTGGACTGGGTATAGG TGAGGCTGGATGTACCCCCTTTGCAGCTTCTATGATAGCAGATTACTTCCCTAAGCAGAGTCGTGGATTAGCATTAGGTGTATATAATTGGGGTATCTACATTGGCTACAGTATGTCATATGCCTTTGGGAATTTTATCAGCAAGGCTAATATAAACAATCAA gGATGGAGATGGAGTTATTTTTTAGCAGCAATTCCAGGTATAGCTATAGCAGCCTTGTTGTTCTTAACAGTTAAAGACCCACCTAGACAACAAAGTGAACCAGATAAGGATGCAGATAAAGAACAGAACACAATGAGTGTCAAATATAAAGCTAAAAGAGTATTTAGCAGATTTTTTAACCCATCTGTGATGTTGTTATTGCTAGCCTCATCAATTAGGAATGCAG CGGGCTATGTAATATCCTACAACACACAACAGTACTTTACAGACTTACATCAGACTAAAGAACAAATAGGTGACTATATGTCATGGATACCTATTGTAGGAGGTATATTAAGTGTCACTGTTGGCGGACTCCTGTCCGATGTTATTGTCAAAAGATTAGGACTATATTCTCGAGTTATTGTTATTATAATTAGTTTG ACATTAGCTGCACCATTTGCTGCAGGAACATTATTTTTTCTGCCACCTTATGCTTACCTATGCCAGATACCAACATATCTATTTG GTGAGATGTGGATTGGCATCACCATAGCAGTGTTGGTGGAACTGGTACCCTCTGATATAAGAACCACAGGAATagcagtttatttatttataattacaaacattGGTGGAAATATACAGCTACTTGTACCAGTCATTAagaattatataaaagaaatgcATAAACATGACATTCCTAAATATCCAGATGTAAATGCACTTAGAA gtGCTTACACAATTCTCCCTGACACAACTGCATAG
- the LOC143063251 gene encoding MFS-type efflux pump MSMEG_3705-like isoform X5, translating into MASIKEAVRHRGYDSIRNEDTTEKTDQRTMEKQETVELGFFQTFNKTNVWALFLFLLTYLLNQLDRFLFGITAKSMAQEVHFGDQACMINSTYFTDSDLIGSNNTDIKCEAGAENLCLDIRNGNGSYVCKWDYNGQGLEYQLVAGPVFIVIYTFSGIFISFAADKYNRKVMLASCLVIWSTMTLLTGFVNSYWQIVILRFGLGIGEAGCTPFAASMIADYFPKQSRGLALGVYNWGIYIGYSMSYAFGNFISKANINNQGWRWSYFLAAIPGIAIAALLFLTVKDPPRQQSEPDKDADKEQNTMSVKYKAKRVFSRFFNPSVMLLLLASSIRNAAGYVISYNTQQYFTDLHQTKEQIGDYMSWIPIVGGILSVTVGGLLSDVIVKRLGLYSRVIVIIISLTLAAPFAAGTLFFLPPYAYLCQIPTYLFGEMWIGITIAVLVELVPSDIRTTGIAVYLFIITNIGGNIQLLVPVIKNYIKEMHKHDIPKYPDVNALRTALYILYPGPYLYG; encoded by the exons ATACTACAGAAAAAACAGATCAAAGAACAATGGAAAAACAGGAGACTGTTG AGTTGGGCTTTTTTCAAACCTTTAACAAGACAAATGTTTGGGCTTTGTTTTTGTTCCTGTTGACATATCTGTTGAATCAGTTGGACCGGTTCCTGTTTGGTATCACGGCTAAGTCTATGGCCCAGGAGGTTCACTTTGGGGACCAGGCTTGTATGATTAACAGTACTTATTTCACAGACAGTGATCTGATAGGCTCCAACAACACTGATATTAAATGTGAGGCTGGAGCTGAAAACTT ATGCTTAGATATAAGAAATGGCAATGGTAGCTATGTGTGTAAATGGGACTACAATGGTCAGGGATTAGAGTACCAGTTAGTAGCTGGACctgtttttatagttatttacACATTTTCTGGGATCTTCATTAGTTTTGCTgcagacaaatataatcgtaaggTCATGTTGGCCTCTTGTTTGGTCATCTGGTCAACCATGACCTTATTGACAggatttgtaaacagttattggCAGATAGTCATCCTGAGATTTGGACTGGGTATAGG TGAGGCTGGATGTACCCCCTTTGCAGCTTCTATGATAGCAGATTACTTCCCTAAGCAGAGTCGTGGATTAGCATTAGGTGTATATAATTGGGGTATCTACATTGGCTACAGTATGTCATATGCCTTTGGGAATTTTATCAGCAAGGCTAATATAAACAATCAA gGATGGAGATGGAGTTATTTTTTAGCAGCAATTCCAGGTATAGCTATAGCAGCCTTGTTGTTCTTAACAGTTAAAGACCCACCTAGACAACAAAGTGAACCAGATAAGGATGCAGATAAAGAACAGAACACAATGAGTGTCAAATATAAAGCTAAAAGAGTATTTAGCAGATTTTTTAACCCATCTGTGATGTTGTTATTGCTAGCCTCATCAATTAGGAATGCAG CGGGCTATGTAATATCCTACAACACACAACAGTACTTTACAGACTTACATCAGACTAAAGAACAAATAGGTGACTATATGTCATGGATACCTATTGTAGGAGGTATATTAAGTGTCACTGTTGGCGGACTCCTGTCCGATGTTATTGTCAAAAGATTAGGACTATATTCTCGAGTTATTGTTATTATAATTAGTTTG ACATTAGCTGCACCATTTGCTGCAGGAACATTATTTTTTCTGCCACCTTATGCTTACCTATGCCAGATACCAACATATCTATTTG GTGAGATGTGGATTGGCATCACCATAGCAGTGTTGGTGGAACTGGTACCCTCTGATATAAGAACCACAGGAATagcagtttatttatttataattacaaacattGGTGGAAATATACAGCTACTTGTACCAGTCATTAagaattatataaaagaaatgcATAAACATGACATTCCTAAATATCCAGATGTAAATGCACTTAGAA CTGCTCTATACATTCTGTACCCAGGGCCATATCTGTATGGATGA
- the LOC143063251 gene encoding MFS-type efflux pump MSMEG_3705-like isoform X2, producing MASIKEAVRHRGYDSIRNEDTTEKTDQRTMEKQETVELGFFQTFNKTNVWALFLFLLTYLLNQLDRFLFGITAKSMAQEVHFGDQACMINSTYFTDSDLIGSNNTDIKCEAGAENLCLDIRNGNGSYVCKWDYNGQGLEYQLVAGPVFIVIYTFSGIFISFAADKYNRKVMLASCLVIWSTMTLLTGFVNSYWQIVILRFGLGIGEAGCTPFAASMIADYFPKQSRGLALGVYNWGIYIGYSMSYAFGNFISKANINNQGWRWSYFLAAIPGIAIAALLFLTVKDPPRQQSEPDKDADKEQNTMSVKYKAKRVFSRFFNPSVMLLLLASSIRNAAGYVISYNTQQYFTDLHQTKEQIGDYMSWIPIVGGILSVTVGGLLSDVIVKRLGLYSRVIVIIISLTLAAPFAAGTLFFLPPYAYLCQIPTYLFGEMWIGITIAVLVELVPSDIRTTGIAVYLFIITNIGGNIQLLVPVIKNYIKEMHKHDIPKYPDVNALRTALYILYPGPYLYAAFIFVFVMFLMRRDQRKAEQN from the exons ATACTACAGAAAAAACAGATCAAAGAACAATGGAAAAACAGGAGACTGTTG AGTTGGGCTTTTTTCAAACCTTTAACAAGACAAATGTTTGGGCTTTGTTTTTGTTCCTGTTGACATATCTGTTGAATCAGTTGGACCGGTTCCTGTTTGGTATCACGGCTAAGTCTATGGCCCAGGAGGTTCACTTTGGGGACCAGGCTTGTATGATTAACAGTACTTATTTCACAGACAGTGATCTGATAGGCTCCAACAACACTGATATTAAATGTGAGGCTGGAGCTGAAAACTT ATGCTTAGATATAAGAAATGGCAATGGTAGCTATGTGTGTAAATGGGACTACAATGGTCAGGGATTAGAGTACCAGTTAGTAGCTGGACctgtttttatagttatttacACATTTTCTGGGATCTTCATTAGTTTTGCTgcagacaaatataatcgtaaggTCATGTTGGCCTCTTGTTTGGTCATCTGGTCAACCATGACCTTATTGACAggatttgtaaacagttattggCAGATAGTCATCCTGAGATTTGGACTGGGTATAGG TGAGGCTGGATGTACCCCCTTTGCAGCTTCTATGATAGCAGATTACTTCCCTAAGCAGAGTCGTGGATTAGCATTAGGTGTATATAATTGGGGTATCTACATTGGCTACAGTATGTCATATGCCTTTGGGAATTTTATCAGCAAGGCTAATATAAACAATCAA gGATGGAGATGGAGTTATTTTTTAGCAGCAATTCCAGGTATAGCTATAGCAGCCTTGTTGTTCTTAACAGTTAAAGACCCACCTAGACAACAAAGTGAACCAGATAAGGATGCAGATAAAGAACAGAACACAATGAGTGTCAAATATAAAGCTAAAAGAGTATTTAGCAGATTTTTTAACCCATCTGTGATGTTGTTATTGCTAGCCTCATCAATTAGGAATGCAG CGGGCTATGTAATATCCTACAACACACAACAGTACTTTACAGACTTACATCAGACTAAAGAACAAATAGGTGACTATATGTCATGGATACCTATTGTAGGAGGTATATTAAGTGTCACTGTTGGCGGACTCCTGTCCGATGTTATTGTCAAAAGATTAGGACTATATTCTCGAGTTATTGTTATTATAATTAGTTTG ACATTAGCTGCACCATTTGCTGCAGGAACATTATTTTTTCTGCCACCTTATGCTTACCTATGCCAGATACCAACATATCTATTTG GTGAGATGTGGATTGGCATCACCATAGCAGTGTTGGTGGAACTGGTACCCTCTGATATAAGAACCACAGGAATagcagtttatttatttataattacaaacattGGTGGAAATATACAGCTACTTGTACCAGTCATTAagaattatataaaagaaatgcATAAACATGACATTCCTAAATATCCAGATGTAAATGCACTTAGAA cTGCTCTATACATACTGTACCCAGGGCCATATCTGTATGCagcatttatatttgtatttgtgaTGTTCTTGATGAGAAGAGACCAAAGAAAAGCTGAACAAA acTAG
- the LOC143063251 gene encoding MFS-type efflux pump MSMEG_3705-like isoform X3, with product MEKQETVELGFFQTFNKTNVWALFLFLLTYLLNQLDRFLFGITAKSMAQEVHFGDQACMINSTYFTDSDLIGSNNTDIKCEAGAENLCLDIRNGNGSYVCKWDYNGQGLEYQLVAGPVFIVIYTFSGIFISFAADKYNRKVMLASCLVIWSTMTLLTGFVNSYWQIVILRFGLGIGEAGCTPFAASMIADYFPKQSRGLALGVYNWGIYIGYSMSYAFGNFISKANINNQGWRWSYFLAAIPGIAIAALLFLTVKDPPRQQSEPDKDADKEQNTMSVKYKAKRVFSRFFNPSVMLLLLASSIRNAAGYVISYNTQQYFTDLHQTKEQIGDYMSWIPIVGGILSVTVGGLLSDVIVKRLGLYSRVIVIIISLTLAAPFAAGTLFFLPPYAYLCQIPTYLFGEMWIGITIAVLVELVPSDIRTTGIAVYLFIITNIGGNIQLLVPVIKNYIKEMHKHDIPKYPDVNALRTALYILYPGPYLYAAFIFVFVMFLMRRDQRKAEQSAYTILPDTTA from the exons ATGGAAAAACAGGAGACTGTTG AGTTGGGCTTTTTTCAAACCTTTAACAAGACAAATGTTTGGGCTTTGTTTTTGTTCCTGTTGACATATCTGTTGAATCAGTTGGACCGGTTCCTGTTTGGTATCACGGCTAAGTCTATGGCCCAGGAGGTTCACTTTGGGGACCAGGCTTGTATGATTAACAGTACTTATTTCACAGACAGTGATCTGATAGGCTCCAACAACACTGATATTAAATGTGAGGCTGGAGCTGAAAACTT ATGCTTAGATATAAGAAATGGCAATGGTAGCTATGTGTGTAAATGGGACTACAATGGTCAGGGATTAGAGTACCAGTTAGTAGCTGGACctgtttttatagttatttacACATTTTCTGGGATCTTCATTAGTTTTGCTgcagacaaatataatcgtaaggTCATGTTGGCCTCTTGTTTGGTCATCTGGTCAACCATGACCTTATTGACAggatttgtaaacagttattggCAGATAGTCATCCTGAGATTTGGACTGGGTATAGG TGAGGCTGGATGTACCCCCTTTGCAGCTTCTATGATAGCAGATTACTTCCCTAAGCAGAGTCGTGGATTAGCATTAGGTGTATATAATTGGGGTATCTACATTGGCTACAGTATGTCATATGCCTTTGGGAATTTTATCAGCAAGGCTAATATAAACAATCAA gGATGGAGATGGAGTTATTTTTTAGCAGCAATTCCAGGTATAGCTATAGCAGCCTTGTTGTTCTTAACAGTTAAAGACCCACCTAGACAACAAAGTGAACCAGATAAGGATGCAGATAAAGAACAGAACACAATGAGTGTCAAATATAAAGCTAAAAGAGTATTTAGCAGATTTTTTAACCCATCTGTGATGTTGTTATTGCTAGCCTCATCAATTAGGAATGCAG CGGGCTATGTAATATCCTACAACACACAACAGTACTTTACAGACTTACATCAGACTAAAGAACAAATAGGTGACTATATGTCATGGATACCTATTGTAGGAGGTATATTAAGTGTCACTGTTGGCGGACTCCTGTCCGATGTTATTGTCAAAAGATTAGGACTATATTCTCGAGTTATTGTTATTATAATTAGTTTG ACATTAGCTGCACCATTTGCTGCAGGAACATTATTTTTTCTGCCACCTTATGCTTACCTATGCCAGATACCAACATATCTATTTG GTGAGATGTGGATTGGCATCACCATAGCAGTGTTGGTGGAACTGGTACCCTCTGATATAAGAACCACAGGAATagcagtttatttatttataattacaaacattGGTGGAAATATACAGCTACTTGTACCAGTCATTAagaattatataaaagaaatgcATAAACATGACATTCCTAAATATCCAGATGTAAATGCACTTAGAA cTGCTCTATACATACTGTACCCAGGGCCATATCTGTATGCagcatttatatttgtatttgtgaTGTTCTTGATGAGAAGAGACCAAAGAAAAGCTGAACAAA gtGCTTACACAATTCTCCCTGACACAACTGCATAG
- the LOC143062185 gene encoding C-type lectin BpLec-like isoform X1, with product MSKFTKCCKYMFNCRDVTSPLECRSKVECRSDEVCFTQQFVNDNFKKRYNLGCEKKKRCDLLRQLAPHHRSLQLCNQCCQSSECNKKLCSVECYHNWIPDGDSCYFVSDVSVTWKEAEGHCHRYDSSLVEVPDTNKTSIIKSLLESQYTNHTTDDKYFWIGGYGHNGDFIWKSSGKPIGFQNWNKGNPLPVPGGHYEQLCLEMV from the exons ATGTCAAAATTCACAAA GTGCTGCAAATATATGTTCAATTGTCGGGATGTTACCAGCCCACTAGAGTGCCGATCAAAAGTCGAATGTAGATCAGATGAG GTATGTTTTACTCAGCAGTTTGTTAATGACAACTTTAAAAAGAGATACAATTTGGGATGTGAAAAGAAAAAG AGATGTGATTTGTTACGTCAATTAGCACCACATCATAGAAGTTTACAGCTGTGTAATCAGTGCTGCCAGAGTTCAgagtgcaacaaaaaactatgtaGTG TCGAGTGTTATCACAACTGGATACCAGACGGAGACAGCTGTTATTTTGTAAGCGATGTCAGCGTGACATGGAAAGAAGCCGAGGGTCACTGTCATCGTTATGACAGTAGTCTAGTAGAAGTACCCGACACAAACAAGACATCTATAATAAAATCCTTACTGGAAAGCCAATACACGAACCATACAACAGACGATAAATACTTTTGGATTGGAGGTTATGGACACAACGGTGATTTCATTTGGAAATCTTCTGGAAAGCCTATCGGCTTTCAAAACTGGAATAAAGGGAACCCGTTACCAGTTCCTGGTGGACACTATGAACAATTGTGTTTAGAAATGGTCTAG
- the LOC143062185 gene encoding uncharacterized protein LOC143062185 isoform X2, giving the protein MSKFTKCCKYMFNCRDVTSPLECRSKVECRSDEVCFTQQFVNDNFKKRYNLGCEKKKRCDLLRQLAPHHRSLQLCNQCCQSSECNKKLCSEMETLTEKLQK; this is encoded by the exons ATGTCAAAATTCACAAA GTGCTGCAAATATATGTTCAATTGTCGGGATGTTACCAGCCCACTAGAGTGCCGATCAAAAGTCGAATGTAGATCAGATGAG GTATGTTTTACTCAGCAGTTTGTTAATGACAACTTTAAAAAGAGATACAATTTGGGATGTGAAAAGAAAAAG AGATGTGATTTGTTACGTCAATTAGCACCACATCATAGAAGTTTACAGCTGTGTAATCAGTGCTGCCAGAGTTCAgagtgcaacaaaaaactatgtaGTG aaatggAGACGTTAACAGAAAAATTGCAGAAATGA